One Taeniopygia guttata chromosome 16, bTaeGut7.mat, whole genome shotgun sequence DNA window includes the following coding sequences:
- the TAOK2 gene encoding serine/threonine-protein kinase TAO2 isoform X4 — MGYLHGQGVIHRDVKAGNILLGAPALVKLGDFGSAAASTPAKSLVGTPYWMAPEVILAMDEGRYDGRADVWSAGITCIELAERRPPLFQLNALSALYHIAQREPPALRQPRLWSEEFRDFVSRCLRKVPQDRPRAPELLRHPFLARQRPPGVVPELLRRTKMAAREEAARSPSPTPPSSPSSPSAPPSPRDPEDGAEGGEGRPGSPPQDDAISAILSPQAAILSSPDPQSPSQNPTFFPQNLIPCTQNPLFSTQNLIPCTQNPLFSTQTPPSPPSSSISPPPSPQAAILSPPASPPQNTNSPFFDPNLPPKTTIPPQENTVSPQKTPIPPQKTPISSPPDPNFPSPNPAPPSVPPPAAILSHPHTLSLSQNPIFSPQNAALPTQNSTFPPQNPILSPPDPNPPSENAISPPPAPNPPSNLPFSPPQAAILSHPHTLSLSQNPIFSPQNASSPTENSTFTPQNPILSPPDPNPPLKNAILPPPAPNPPSNLPFSPPQSAILSHPHTLSLSQNPIFSPQNAASPTQNSTFPPQNPILTPPDPNPPLKNTISPPAAPNPPPNLPFSPPQAAILSHPHTLSLSQNPIFPPQNATLPTQNSTFPPQNPILSPPDPNPPSENAILPPPAPNPPPNLPFSPPQAAILSHPHTLSLSQNPIFSPQNAASPTENSTFPPQNPILSPPDPKPPSENAILPPPAPNPSPNLPSAPQAAVLSHPHTLPLSQNPIFSPQNATLPTQNSTFPPQNPILSPPDPNPPSKNAILPPPAPNPPSNLPSPPQSAILSPSIFPPKTSVFSPKTPIFPPKTPISPLPTPFYPPPTPRRATTPIPTPSLLPAFLFSLLAFLTALHPSPPSFLLLLLLLPAAFWAQKRRFLSFLPALECGAAGLALAHAFLPFRHRLWPPSPSSSSSSFPSWPAAILSAAAVSALGARRRRRYAPAVVLAAQLWFSPWLFLPLYVLGELCRGGRAHRWWLRALLGLPPPLFRVFSRLGLASERGLFAFFPKTNKMRFRSRLPVPQKRFRGVGSTSRRSRRFWGAVDRFWTVFRRFRRRFWGFFAAVPRAPPPPSRIPRPAPRPLPPPPKKGPQIRGAHPAPPPPPNRRPWR, encoded by the exons ATGGGCTACCTGCATGGGCAGGGGGTGATACACAG GGACGTCAAGGCCGGGAACATCCTGCTGGGCGCTCCGGCTCTGGTCAAACTCGGCGACTTCggctccgccgccgcctccACCCCCGCCAAGTCCCTGGTGGGGACCCCCTACTG GATGGCCCCCGAGGTGATCCTGGCCATGGACGAGGGGCGCTACGACGGGCGGGCCGACGTCTGGTCAGCGGGCATCACCTGCATCGAGCTGG CGGAGCGGAGGCCGCCGCTGTTCCAGCTGAACGCGCTGAGCGCTCTGTACCACATCGCGCAGAGGGAGCCCCCGGCCCTGCGCCAGCCCCGCCTCTG GTCGGAGGAATTTCGGGATTTCGTCTCTCGGTGTCTCCGGAAGGTTCCGCAGGATCGGCCCCGAGCGCCGGAGCTGCTGCGG CACCCCTTCCTGGCTCGGCAGCGCCCCCCGGGGGTGGTCCCGGAGCTGCTGCGCAGAACCAAAATGGCCGCCAGGGAGGAG GCCGcccgcagcccctcccccacccctcccagttctcccagttctcccagtgccccccccaGCCCGCGGGACCCCGAGGACGGCGCcgaggggggggaggggcgccccgggagccccccacAG GACGACGCCATTTCTGCCATCTTGTCCCCTCAGGCCGCCATTTTGtcctccccagacccccaatccccttcccaaaatcccacttttttcccccaaaacctcaTTCCCtgcacccaaaatccccttttttccaCCCAAAACCTCATTCCCtgcacccaaaatccccttttttccacccaaacccctccctcacccccctcctcctccatttcccctcccccttcccctcagGCCGCCATTTTGTCTCCACCTGCTTCCCCCCCTCAAAACACCAATTCACCTTTTTTTGACCCAAATTtaccccccaaaaccacaatTCCACCCCAAGAAAACACcgtttcaccccaaaaaaccccaattccaccccaaaaaaccccaatttcaTCCCCACCAgacccaaatttcccctccccaaaccccgctcccccctctgtgccccccccGGCCGCCATTTTGTCCCATCCCCACACCCTTTCcttgtcccaaaatcccattttttctccccaaaacgCCGCTTTACCCACACAAAACTCCACTTTTCCCCCTCAAAACCCAATTTTatcccccccagacccaaacCCCCCGTCAGAAAACGCCATTTcaccacccccagccccaaatcctccctcaAACCTCCCTTTCTCCCCCCCTCAAGCCGCCATTTTGTCCCATCCCCACACCCTTTCcttgtcccaaaatcccattttttctccccaaaacgCCTCTTCACCCACAGAAAACTCCACTTTTACCCCTCAAAACCCCATTTTatcccccccagacccaaacCCCCCGTTAAAAAACGCCATTTtaccgcccccagccccaaatcctccctcaAACCTTCCTTTCTCCCCCCCTCAATCCGCCATTTTGTCTCATCCCCACACCCTTTCcttatcccaaaatcccattttttctccccaaaatgccGCTTCACCCACACAAAACTCCACTTTTCCCCCTCAAAACCCAATTTTAACCCCTCCAGACCCAAACCCCCCATTAAAAAACACAATTTCACCACCCgcagccccaaatcctcccccaaacctcccttTCTCCCCCCCTCAAGCCGCCATTTTGTCCCATCCCCACACCCTTTCcttatcccaaaatcccatttttcctccccaaaacgCCACTTTACCCACACAAAACTCCACTTTTCCCCCTCAAAACCCAATTTTatcccccccagacccaaacCCGCCGTCAGAAAACGCCATTTtaccgcccccagccccaaatcctcccccaaacctcccttTCTCCCCCCCTCAAGCCGCCATTTTGTCCCATCCCCACACCCTTTCcttgtcccaaaatcccattttttctccccaaaacgCCGCTTCACCCACAGAAAACTCCACTTTTCCCCCTCAAAACCCAATTTTatcccccccagacccaaaaCCCCCGTCAGAAAACGCCATTTTaccacccccagccccaaatccttccccaaacctccctTCCGCCCCCCAAGCCGCCGTCTTGTCCCATCCCCACACCCTTCCcttatcccaaaatcccattttttctccccaaaacgCCACTTTACCCACACAAAACTCCACTTTTCCCCCTCAAAACCCCATTTTatcccccccagacccaaacCCCCCATCAAAAAACGCCATTTTaccacccccagccccaaatcctccctcaAACCTCCCTTCCCCCCCTCAGTCCGCCATCTTGTCcccctccattttcccccccaaaacctccgttttttcccccaaaacccccatttttccccccaaaacccccatttcccccctccccacacccTTTTACCCCCCACCCACTCCTCGCCGCGCCAccacccccatccccaccccctccctcctccccgccttcctcttctccctcttgGCCTTCCTCACCGCCCTCCACCCTTCCcccccctccttcctcctcctcctcctcctcctcccggcCGCATTTTGGGCTCAAAAACGCCgatttctctccttcctccccgcCTTGGAGTGCGGCGCCGCCGGGCTGGCGCTGGCCCACGCCTTCCTCCCTTTCCGCCATCGCTTGTGGCCTCCATccccctcatcctcctcctcgtccttcCCCTCATGGCCGGCGGCCATTTTGAGCGCGGCGGCCGTTTCGGCGTTGggcgcgcgccgccgccgccgctaCGCTCCCGCCGTGGTTTTGGCGGCGCAACTTTGGTTTTCTCCGTGGTTGTTTTTACCTCTTTACGTTTTGGGGGAGCTTTGCCGCGGCGGCCGCGCTCACCGCTGGTGGCTCCGGGCGCTTTTGGGGTTACCGCCTCCGCTTTTCCGCGTTTTTTCCCGTTTGGGTTTGGCTTCCGAGCGAGGACTTTTcgcttttttccccaaaaccaacaaaatgaGGTTCAGGAGCCGCCTGCCCGTACCCCAAAAACGTTTTCGGGGTGTTGGTTCAACCTCGCGGCGTTCCCGGCGTTTTTGGGGCGCCGTCGATCGTTTCTGGACAGTTTTTCGCCGTTTTCGGCGccgtttttgggggttttttgccGCGGTTCCtcgcgcccctcccccacccagcagaatcccccgccccgccccccggcccctccccccgccccccaaaaagggaccccaaattcGGGGCGCCcaccccgcccctcccccaccccccaacaGGCGGCCCtggaggtga
- the TAOK2 gene encoding serine/threonine-protein kinase TAO2 isoform X2 — protein sequence MPAPRPPSRPGNLRDPEIAELFLKDDPEKVFGELREIGHGSFGAVFSARDLRSQELVAIKKMSYRGRASSEKWQDIVREVKVLQRLRHPNTVGFRGCYLRENTAWLAMEFCVGSALDLLEAHQEPLREEEIGAIAEGALQGLSYLHSQGVIHRDVKAGNILLGAPALVKLGDFGSAAASTPAKSLVGTPYWMAPEVILAMDEGRYDGRADVWSAGITCIELAERRPPLFQLNALSALYHIAQREPPALRQPRLWSEEFRDFVSRCLRKVPQDRPRAPELLRAARSPSPTPPSSPSSPSAPPSPRDPEDGAEGGEGRPGSPPQDDAISAILSPQAAILSSPDPQSPSQNPTFFPQNLIPCTQNPLFSTQNLIPCTQNPLFSTQTPPSPPSSSISPPPSPQAAILSPPASPPQNTNSPFFDPNLPPKTTIPPQENTVSPQKTPIPPQKTPISSPPDPNFPSPNPAPPSVPPPAAILSHPHTLSLSQNPIFSPQNAALPTQNSTFPPQNPILSPPDPNPPSENAISPPPAPNPPSNLPFSPPQAAILSHPHTLSLSQNPIFSPQNASSPTENSTFTPQNPILSPPDPNPPLKNAILPPPAPNPPSNLPFSPPQSAILSHPHTLSLSQNPIFSPQNAASPTQNSTFPPQNPILTPPDPNPPLKNTISPPAAPNPPPNLPFSPPQAAILSHPHTLSLSQNPIFPPQNATLPTQNSTFPPQNPILSPPDPNPPSENAILPPPAPNPPPNLPFSPPQAAILSHPHTLSLSQNPIFSPQNAASPTENSTFPPQNPILSPPDPKPPSENAILPPPAPNPSPNLPSAPQAAVLSHPHTLPLSQNPIFSPQNATLPTQNSTFPPQNPILSPPDPNPPSKNAILPPPAPNPPSNLPSPPQSAILSPSIFPPKTSVFSPKTPIFPPKTPISPLPTPFYPPPTPRRATTPIPTPSLLPAFLFSLLAFLTALHPSPPSFLLLLLLLPAAFWAQKRRFLSFLPALECGAAGLALAHAFLPFRHRLWPPSPSSSSSSFPSWPAAILSAAAVSALGARRRRRYAPAVVLAAQLWFSPWLFLPLYVLGELCRGGRAHRWWLRALLGLPPPLFRVFSRLGLASERGLFAFFPKTNKMRFRSRLPVPQKRFRGVGSTSRRSRRFWGAVDRFWTVFRRFRRRFWGFFAAVPRAPPPPSRIPRPAPRPLPPPPKKGPQIRGAHPAPPPPPNRRPWR from the exons ATGCCGGCTCCTCGTCCCCCAAGCCGACCTGGGAACCTCCGGGACCCCGAAATTGCGGAATTATTCCTCAAAGATGACCCCGAGAAGGTTTTTGGGGAGCTGCGGGAGATCGGGCACGGAAGTTTCGGGGCTGTTTTCAGT gCCCGTGACCTGCGCTCCCAGGAGTTGGTGGCCATCAAGAAAATGTCCTACCGGGGCCGAGCCTCCAGCGag AAGTGGCAGGACATCGTGAGGGAGGTGAAGGTGCTGCAGCGGCTCCGGCACCCCAACACCGTGGGGTTCAGGGGGTGCTACCTGCGGGAGAACACGGCCTGG ctGGCCATGGAGTTCTGTGTGGGATCAGCCCTGGACCTGCTGGAAG CGCACCAGGAGCCGCTGCGTGAGGAGGAGATCGGCGCCATCGCTGAGGGggccctgcagggcctgagctACCTGCACAGCCAGGGGGTGATACACAG GGACGTCAAGGCCGGGAACATCCTGCTGGGCGCTCCGGCTCTGGTCAAACTCGGCGACTTCggctccgccgccgcctccACCCCCGCCAAGTCCCTGGTGGGGACCCCCTACTG GATGGCCCCCGAGGTGATCCTGGCCATGGACGAGGGGCGCTACGACGGGCGGGCCGACGTCTGGTCAGCGGGCATCACCTGCATCGAGCTGG CGGAGCGGAGGCCGCCGCTGTTCCAGCTGAACGCGCTGAGCGCTCTGTACCACATCGCGCAGAGGGAGCCCCCGGCCCTGCGCCAGCCCCGCCTCTG GTCGGAGGAATTTCGGGATTTCGTCTCTCGGTGTCTCCGGAAGGTTCCGCAGGATCGGCCCCGAGCGCCGGAGCTGCTGCGG GCCGcccgcagcccctcccccacccctcccagttctcccagttctcccagtgccccccccaGCCCGCGGGACCCCGAGGACGGCGCcgaggggggggaggggcgccccgggagccccccacAG GACGACGCCATTTCTGCCATCTTGTCCCCTCAGGCCGCCATTTTGtcctccccagacccccaatccccttcccaaaatcccacttttttcccccaaaacctcaTTCCCtgcacccaaaatccccttttttccaCCCAAAACCTCATTCCCtgcacccaaaatccccttttttccacccaaacccctccctcacccccctcctcctccatttcccctcccccttcccctcagGCCGCCATTTTGTCTCCACCTGCTTCCCCCCCTCAAAACACCAATTCACCTTTTTTTGACCCAAATTtaccccccaaaaccacaatTCCACCCCAAGAAAACACcgtttcaccccaaaaaaccccaattccaccccaaaaaaccccaatttcaTCCCCACCAgacccaaatttcccctccccaaaccccgctcccccctctgtgccccccccGGCCGCCATTTTGTCCCATCCCCACACCCTTTCcttgtcccaaaatcccattttttctccccaaaacgCCGCTTTACCCACACAAAACTCCACTTTTCCCCCTCAAAACCCAATTTTatcccccccagacccaaacCCCCCGTCAGAAAACGCCATTTcaccacccccagccccaaatcctccctcaAACCTCCCTTTCTCCCCCCCTCAAGCCGCCATTTTGTCCCATCCCCACACCCTTTCcttgtcccaaaatcccattttttctccccaaaacgCCTCTTCACCCACAGAAAACTCCACTTTTACCCCTCAAAACCCCATTTTatcccccccagacccaaacCCCCCGTTAAAAAACGCCATTTtaccgcccccagccccaaatcctccctcaAACCTTCCTTTCTCCCCCCCTCAATCCGCCATTTTGTCTCATCCCCACACCCTTTCcttatcccaaaatcccattttttctccccaaaatgccGCTTCACCCACACAAAACTCCACTTTTCCCCCTCAAAACCCAATTTTAACCCCTCCAGACCCAAACCCCCCATTAAAAAACACAATTTCACCACCCgcagccccaaatcctcccccaaacctcccttTCTCCCCCCCTCAAGCCGCCATTTTGTCCCATCCCCACACCCTTTCcttatcccaaaatcccatttttcctccccaaaacgCCACTTTACCCACACAAAACTCCACTTTTCCCCCTCAAAACCCAATTTTatcccccccagacccaaacCCGCCGTCAGAAAACGCCATTTtaccgcccccagccccaaatcctcccccaaacctcccttTCTCCCCCCCTCAAGCCGCCATTTTGTCCCATCCCCACACCCTTTCcttgtcccaaaatcccattttttctccccaaaacgCCGCTTCACCCACAGAAAACTCCACTTTTCCCCCTCAAAACCCAATTTTatcccccccagacccaaaaCCCCCGTCAGAAAACGCCATTTTaccacccccagccccaaatccttccccaaacctccctTCCGCCCCCCAAGCCGCCGTCTTGTCCCATCCCCACACCCTTCCcttatcccaaaatcccattttttctccccaaaacgCCACTTTACCCACACAAAACTCCACTTTTCCCCCTCAAAACCCCATTTTatcccccccagacccaaacCCCCCATCAAAAAACGCCATTTTaccacccccagccccaaatcctccctcaAACCTCCCTTCCCCCCCTCAGTCCGCCATCTTGTCcccctccattttcccccccaaaacctccgttttttcccccaaaacccccatttttccccccaaaacccccatttcccccctccccacacccTTTTACCCCCCACCCACTCCTCGCCGCGCCAccacccccatccccaccccctccctcctccccgccttcctcttctccctcttgGCCTTCCTCACCGCCCTCCACCCTTCCcccccctccttcctcctcctcctcctcctcctcccggcCGCATTTTGGGCTCAAAAACGCCgatttctctccttcctccccgcCTTGGAGTGCGGCGCCGCCGGGCTGGCGCTGGCCCACGCCTTCCTCCCTTTCCGCCATCGCTTGTGGCCTCCATccccctcatcctcctcctcgtccttcCCCTCATGGCCGGCGGCCATTTTGAGCGCGGCGGCCGTTTCGGCGTTGggcgcgcgccgccgccgccgctaCGCTCCCGCCGTGGTTTTGGCGGCGCAACTTTGGTTTTCTCCGTGGTTGTTTTTACCTCTTTACGTTTTGGGGGAGCTTTGCCGCGGCGGCCGCGCTCACCGCTGGTGGCTCCGGGCGCTTTTGGGGTTACCGCCTCCGCTTTTCCGCGTTTTTTCCCGTTTGGGTTTGGCTTCCGAGCGAGGACTTTTcgcttttttccccaaaaccaacaaaatgaGGTTCAGGAGCCGCCTGCCCGTACCCCAAAAACGTTTTCGGGGTGTTGGTTCAACCTCGCGGCGTTCCCGGCGTTTTTGGGGCGCCGTCGATCGTTTCTGGACAGTTTTTCGCCGTTTTCGGCGccgtttttgggggttttttgccGCGGTTCCtcgcgcccctcccccacccagcagaatcccccgccccgccccccggcccctccccccgccccccaaaaagggaccccaaattcGGGGCGCCcaccccgcccctcccccaccccccaacaGGCGGCCCtggaggtga
- the TAOK2 gene encoding serine/threonine-protein kinase TAO2 isoform X3, with translation MGYLHGQGVIHRDVKAGNILLGAPALVKLGDFGSAAASTPAKSLVGTPYWMAPEVILAMDEGRYDGRADVWSAGITCIELAERRPPLFQLNALSALYHIAQREPPALRQPRLWSEEFRDFVSRCLRKVPQDRPRAPELLRHPFLARQRPPGVVPELLRRTKMAAREEAARSPSPTPPSSPSSPSAPPSPRDPEDGAEGGEGRPGSPPQDDAISAILSPQAAILSSPDPQSPSQNPTFFPQNLIPCTQNPLFSTQNLIPCTQNPLFSTQTPPSPPSSSISPPPSPQAAILSPPASPPQNTNSPFFDPNLPPKTTIPPQENTVSPQKTPIPPQKTPISSPPDPNFPSPNPAPPSVPPPAAILSHPHTLSLSQNPIFSPQNAALPTQNSTFPPQNPILSPPDPNPPSENAISPPPAPNPPSNLPFSPPQAAILSHPHTLSLSQNPIFSPQNASSPTENSTFTPQNPILSPPDPNPPLKNAILPPPAPNPPSNLPFSPPQSAILSHPHTLSLSQNPIFSPQNAASPTQNSTFPPQNPILTPPDPNPPLKNTISPPAAPNPPPNLPFSPPQAAILSHPHTLSLSQNPIFPPQNATLPTQNSTFPPQNPILSPPDPNPPSENAILPPPAPNPPPNLPFSPPQAAILSHPHTLSLSQNPIFSPQNAASPTENSTFPPQNPILSPPDPKPPSENAILPPPAPNPSPNLPSAPQAAVLSHPHTLPLSQNPIFSPQNATLPTQNSTFPPQNPILSPPDPNPPSKNAILPPPAPNPPSNLPSPPQSAILSPSIFPPKTSVFSPKTPIFPPKTPISPLPTPFYPPPTPRRATTPIPTPSLLPAFLFSLLAFLTALHPSPPSFLLLLLLLPAAFWAQKRRFLSFLPALECGAAGLALAHAFLPFRHRLWPPSPSSSSSSFPSWPAAILSAAAVSALGARRRRRYAPAVVLAAQLWFSPWLFLPLYVLGELCRGGRAHRWWLRALLGLPPPLFRVFSRLGLASERGLFAFFPKTNKMRFRSRLPVPQKRFRGVGSTSRRSRRFWGAVDRFWTVFRRFRRRFWGFFAAVPRAPPPPSRIPRPAPRPLPPPPKKGPQIRGAHPAPPPPPNRRPWR, from the exons ATGGGTTACCTGCACGGCCAGGGGGTGATCCACAG GGACGTCAAGGCCGGGAACATCCTGCTGGGCGCTCCGGCTCTGGTCAAACTCGGCGACTTCggctccgccgccgcctccACCCCCGCCAAGTCCCTGGTGGGGACCCCCTACTG GATGGCCCCCGAGGTGATCCTGGCCATGGACGAGGGGCGCTACGACGGGCGGGCCGACGTCTGGTCAGCGGGCATCACCTGCATCGAGCTGG CGGAGCGGAGGCCGCCGCTGTTCCAGCTGAACGCGCTGAGCGCTCTGTACCACATCGCGCAGAGGGAGCCCCCGGCCCTGCGCCAGCCCCGCCTCTG GTCGGAGGAATTTCGGGATTTCGTCTCTCGGTGTCTCCGGAAGGTTCCGCAGGATCGGCCCCGAGCGCCGGAGCTGCTGCGG CACCCCTTCCTGGCTCGGCAGCGCCCCCCGGGGGTGGTCCCGGAGCTGCTGCGCAGAACCAAAATGGCCGCCAGGGAGGAG GCCGcccgcagcccctcccccacccctcccagttctcccagttctcccagtgccccccccaGCCCGCGGGACCCCGAGGACGGCGCcgaggggggggaggggcgccccgggagccccccacAG GACGACGCCATTTCTGCCATCTTGTCCCCTCAGGCCGCCATTTTGtcctccccagacccccaatccccttcccaaaatcccacttttttcccccaaaacctcaTTCCCtgcacccaaaatccccttttttccaCCCAAAACCTCATTCCCtgcacccaaaatccccttttttccacccaaacccctccctcacccccctcctcctccatttcccctcccccttcccctcagGCCGCCATTTTGTCTCCACCTGCTTCCCCCCCTCAAAACACCAATTCACCTTTTTTTGACCCAAATTtaccccccaaaaccacaatTCCACCCCAAGAAAACACcgtttcaccccaaaaaaccccaattccaccccaaaaaaccccaatttcaTCCCCACCAgacccaaatttcccctccccaaaccccgctcccccctctgtgccccccccGGCCGCCATTTTGTCCCATCCCCACACCCTTTCcttgtcccaaaatcccattttttctccccaaaacgCCGCTTTACCCACACAAAACTCCACTTTTCCCCCTCAAAACCCAATTTTatcccccccagacccaaacCCCCCGTCAGAAAACGCCATTTcaccacccccagccccaaatcctccctcaAACCTCCCTTTCTCCCCCCCTCAAGCCGCCATTTTGTCCCATCCCCACACCCTTTCcttgtcccaaaatcccattttttctccccaaaacgCCTCTTCACCCACAGAAAACTCCACTTTTACCCCTCAAAACCCCATTTTatcccccccagacccaaacCCCCCGTTAAAAAACGCCATTTtaccgcccccagccccaaatcctccctcaAACCTTCCTTTCTCCCCCCCTCAATCCGCCATTTTGTCTCATCCCCACACCCTTTCcttatcccaaaatcccattttttctccccaaaatgccGCTTCACCCACACAAAACTCCACTTTTCCCCCTCAAAACCCAATTTTAACCCCTCCAGACCCAAACCCCCCATTAAAAAACACAATTTCACCACCCgcagccccaaatcctcccccaaacctcccttTCTCCCCCCCTCAAGCCGCCATTTTGTCCCATCCCCACACCCTTTCcttatcccaaaatcccatttttcctccccaaaacgCCACTTTACCCACACAAAACTCCACTTTTCCCCCTCAAAACCCAATTTTatcccccccagacccaaacCCGCCGTCAGAAAACGCCATTTtaccgcccccagccccaaatcctcccccaaacctcccttTCTCCCCCCCTCAAGCCGCCATTTTGTCCCATCCCCACACCCTTTCcttgtcccaaaatcccattttttctccccaaaacgCCGCTTCACCCACAGAAAACTCCACTTTTCCCCCTCAAAACCCAATTTTatcccccccagacccaaaaCCCCCGTCAGAAAACGCCATTTTaccacccccagccccaaatccttccccaaacctccctTCCGCCCCCCAAGCCGCCGTCTTGTCCCATCCCCACACCCTTCCcttatcccaaaatcccattttttctccccaaaacgCCACTTTACCCACACAAAACTCCACTTTTCCCCCTCAAAACCCCATTTTatcccccccagacccaaacCCCCCATCAAAAAACGCCATTTTaccacccccagccccaaatcctccctcaAACCTCCCTTCCCCCCCTCAGTCCGCCATCTTGTCcccctccattttcccccccaaaacctccgttttttcccccaaaacccccatttttccccccaaaacccccatttcccccctccccacacccTTTTACCCCCCACCCACTCCTCGCCGCGCCAccacccccatccccaccccctccctcctccccgccttcctcttctccctcttgGCCTTCCTCACCGCCCTCCACCCTTCCcccccctccttcctcctcctcctcctcctcctcccggcCGCATTTTGGGCTCAAAAACGCCgatttctctccttcctccccgcCTTGGAGTGCGGCGCCGCCGGGCTGGCGCTGGCCCACGCCTTCCTCCCTTTCCGCCATCGCTTGTGGCCTCCATccccctcatcctcctcctcgtccttcCCCTCATGGCCGGCGGCCATTTTGAGCGCGGCGGCCGTTTCGGCGTTGggcgcgcgccgccgccgccgctaCGCTCCCGCCGTGGTTTTGGCGGCGCAACTTTGGTTTTCTCCGTGGTTGTTTTTACCTCTTTACGTTTTGGGGGAGCTTTGCCGCGGCGGCCGCGCTCACCGCTGGTGGCTCCGGGCGCTTTTGGGGTTACCGCCTCCGCTTTTCCGCGTTTTTTCCCGTTTGGGTTTGGCTTCCGAGCGAGGACTTTTcgcttttttccccaaaaccaacaaaatgaGGTTCAGGAGCCGCCTGCCCGTACCCCAAAAACGTTTTCGGGGTGTTGGTTCAACCTCGCGGCGTTCCCGGCGTTTTTGGGGCGCCGTCGATCGTTTCTGGACAGTTTTTCGCCGTTTTCGGCGccgtttttgggggttttttgccGCGGTTCCtcgcgcccctcccccacccagcagaatcccccgccccgccccccggcccctccccccgccccccaaaaagggaccccaaattcGGGGCGCCcaccccgcccctcccccaccccccaacaGGCGGCCCtggaggtga